CCATCCCTCGCGCTTCGACTTCCACGCGGTAGGTGCCGATGGGCAGCGAAGGCAGCGAATAGAAGCCGCTGCTGTCGGTTTCGGTTGTGCGCTCAACGTTCGTGCCGACGTTGATCGCCTTTACTCTGGCGCCGGGAAGTACCGCGCCGCTTTGGTCCGACACCGTACCCTGCAACCTGGCGGTTGACTGCGCCAGTGCCAGAGAACTCAGCAACGCGACCGCCAGCAACGCGGCCATCCGCCGGGCCAGGCTCAGTTGTCCGTTCATGCTTCCTCCCCTACCATTTACCAATCAGTAATGGGCGCCGCCTGCTGTTCCCTCTGAGGGAACAGCGTGCTCTCCCGATAGCGGTTTTACTGCAAAAAATGAATTTGCAGTTTCGCGGCCAAAAGACCTGGATGGCTATCCGATTGTGAATGCGCAGCTTGCATCGCGGAACGCACAGGTGGGTACAGTTTTCGGGAGCAGCGGTTTCTGAATTTCAGAGGAATAATCCGTGAATCTGTAACGCGGGAAGCGAAAAGCCACGCCCGTATCGCGCTCTGGAAAGCTTCTACTCCATTGACTGGAAAGTAGTTAGCGCAGAAGTGCCAAAATGCGCACCGGACCGCCGGAACCGCCCTCCAGCTTGGCCGGTCCGACTAGCACAATAGCGCCGGATTCCGGCACGCGATCGAGATCAGCGACATTTTCTAAGTGGTAAACGCTGCGGGACGACGTGTAGTGGTGGACGGGGTAGTCCCTGGATGGCCCGTAGTCCACGCTGAGGGTGTCGATGCCGAGCGCGACGACGCCGCGCGCGTCCACCAGGAAGCGCGCCGTGTCTTCGGCGAAGCCGGGAAAGTGGAGCGTGCCGCGCGCGTCGGGGTTGCGGTATGCGGCGGGCGTGTTCCACTTTTCCGACCACCCGGTGCGCGCCATCACGATCGCGCCCGGCGGAATGGCGCCGTTGGCCTTCTCCCAAATGGAGACATCATCGAGCGAGACCTGGTAGTCGGCATTCAGCCGCGCCTGCGCGCTCACGTCAATGACCACCAGTGGCCCGATGAGGCGGGCGGGCGGAATCTGGTCCACCGTCCAGCGGCCGGCGGCAAAGTGTGCCGGCGCATCGATGTGCGTGCCGAAGTGCTCGGGCAGGCAGATGTTCCGCAGGTAGTAACCGTCTCTTGCGATTTCTTTGACCGTGGTCGCCTTGTAGCCGGATTCCACCTCATAGCTGGGCGTTTTGTCGCCGAAGGAGTGGGTGAGGTCAACCACGCTGGCGAATTCGGGAGCCTTGGGCGCCGCGGCGCGGCGTTGCGCAAAGAGCAATAGGGCCGCGATCAGGGCGCAGGCCAGGATGAAAGTCTTCAACCGCATATTACAGCAGACGATTCAAAAACCCGCGGGTTGCAGGGAATGTTGCAAACAATATAACCCGATTTTCGCCGGCGCGTTGTGGACGAGGGAGGAGCAGGTAACGGCTCCTCAAGAAAGTTGGATGCGATGTGATCGGGAGCGGGTCGCTTCTGCGGAATCCACACTTCAAGTCGACGCCCTCGGCGCGCGCCGCCGTTACCCCGCGTTCGCGCCGCAGAGAACGCGGCGCCAACGCGGGGCACCCTCGCTACTGCTTGTAGCCTGCCTGCTGGCCGCGTAAGTGGTGAAGCCGACCGGCAGCGCCAACGCGGGGCACCCTCGCTACTGCTTGTAGCCCGGGCCGCGAAGGCCGCGGCCGCCCTGCTGCCCGGTCAGCTTTCCGTGCTCCAGCGAGAGCACGCCGTTGACGAAGACATACTCGATGCCGGTTGACGGCCGGTTGGGGTCCTCGAACGTGGCCACGTCGATGACCTTCTGCGGATCGAAGATGGTGATGTCGGCGAAGTAATCGGGCCGCAGCAGGCCGCGGCGGTCGAGCTTCACTTTTTGCGCCGCCAGCGACGTGAACTTGCGGATCGCTTCCTCGAGCCCCAGCATTTTTTCCTCGCGCACGTATTTGCCGAGAATGCGCGCGAAGCTGCCGTAGGCGCGCGGATGCGACTTGGACTCGCCGAGTGGCCCGTCGGGAGCAATGGCGCCGTAGTCGGTGCCGACGCTGACCCACGGCTGCTTCATCGCCAGACGGACGTCGGGTTCGCTCATGCTGAAGTAGACGGCGCCGGTGTTGTCGTGGTCGGCGATGACGATGTCCATCAACGTGTCGAGC
This portion of the Terriglobales bacterium genome encodes:
- a CDS encoding cyclase family protein → MKTFILACALIAALLLFAQRRAAAPKAPEFASVVDLTHSFGDKTPSYEVESGYKATTVKEIARDGYYLRNICLPEHFGTHIDAPAHFAAGRWTVDQIPPARLIGPLVVIDVSAQARLNADYQVSLDDVSIWEKANGAIPPGAIVMARTGWSEKWNTPAAYRNPDARGTLHFPGFAEDTARFLVDARGVVALGIDTLSVDYGPSRDYPVHHYTSSRSVYHLENVADLDRVPESGAIVLVGPAKLEGGSGGPVRILALLR